The proteins below come from a single Cryptococcus gattii WM276 chromosome D, complete sequence genomic window:
- a CDS encoding uncharacterized protein (Similar to TIGR gene model, INSD accession AAW45765.1), whose amino-acid sequence MPLLKRKPVHLTPLPSLSAVLQPIPASSSTSDPSQTQAPAQLTHEQLQQFMPPDGKDDAEQLEKLLAVFRGEFTNGQTTVVGKKSKGKAVAPNSNMVNGESPQDSEPSATVQEDPAVAWRIHDRDCWYIPETGEIFTDYESYSTRKAFYDQQIFQCEGELCFISSWLTYQVSGKSSMPYLDALRSEQKEIRQLHTRFPKQLKKAVLSAVQFRKLENLADKIFERFHNRFFDDERVFVDVQGDKYLATIVKTVPPSPSLTLIPSTSNGLTLETHPLAIDLNLPSEEVLEKDDPGQYIYIVKLVEDGVEDDSQENTLQVTADKISRDRINFSRAMLKRFIRDCVERDAAVYSPWIVKPAVARRWGIPMEMSESTRLFISSYRERQMGKRKREREERLGLNVEDEEVEEKPKTKKQMKEEEKRTREEEKAKKKEEERRLKEEEEERKRKKQMKWPNEDLLVEWSEEDVNVRPQLIKTLPFGDQFEKFLNSWSFLNVMGTPLNLSPFTIDDFEQSLYHNTSPSPPLIAEIHACLLSVLIADAASGHSPVRPISATGRQPEDDRDYWEGEKGATTETLSPVAEKLAQSWKDSEIPLRDNRRGWEAALVGCLWERASLESLPNFLDNILHLTFEPKPAPTRPTWSTGPSSSTSSSGLGLVPAKIPNRYPTLHHLHKLDIIAFLIELVGQTERVRGFMEESISALTEVRKEQVDVKREVRRVQAEREGLEPKTEGVDAGEGEAGMDVDVDVKVNGHINGSGEGEDELEDELDTEMRLPEDDTYSALSSPPSTDHGHHTQTAASRRRAMAEKARERAAEEAMHRERAIKEREEVRLSKYNASEKKRLLEEEEVLAAKLKKLDYEFRSHIWTLRSKPLGLDRFGNKVWWLDAQGSAPMLAPDGKLAYGTGRLYIQGIDEPEETYYLSVANAVLEGMGVKEEVKSEDVEKRRKMEEGGKLGRGEWGCYDDVEQVREFMRWLNPKGIREKDLLKALTFWQPELLGGIARRRQVMGLDGQSEPEEPARRTRPTRRAAGDDEEKGYIGWRNRRAGGKE is encoded by the exons ATGCCGCTCCTCAAACGCAAACCCGTTCACCTCACACCCCTTCCATCCCTTTCTGCCGTCCTTCAGCCAATACCTGcctcatcttccacttccGACCCCTCTCAAACCCAAGCACCAGCCCAGCTCACTCATGAACAGCTTCAGCAGTTCATGCCGCCAGATGGAAAAGACGACGCAGAGCAGCTGGAAAAGCTGTTGGCTGTTTTCAGAGGGGAGTTCACCAATGGCCAGACGACGGTGGTGGGGAAGAAATCGAAGGGAAAGGCTGTCGCTCCGAATTCGAATATGGTGAATGGGGAGAGTCCACAAGATAGTGAACCTTCGGCAACTGTGCAGGAAGACCCTGCTGTTGCCTGGCGGATCCACGATCGTGACTGTTGGTACATCCCAGAGACTGGCGAAATCTTTACAGACTACGAGTCGTACTCTACAAGAAAGGCATTTTATGATCAACAGATCTTCCAATGTGAAGGTGAGTTGTGCTTTATCAGTTCATGGCTGACGTATCAAGTATCCGGCAAGTCGTCAATGCCTTACCTGGACGCTTTACGATCAGAACAGAAGGAAATTCGTCAGCTGCATACCCGATTCCCTAAGCAATTGAAAAAGGCCGTTTTGAGTGCCGTTCAGTTCC GGAAGCTGGAGAACCTCGCGGATAAGATCTTTGAAAGGTTTCATAATCGATTCTTCGACGATGAGA GGGTATTCGTAGACGTTCAAGGCGACAAATACCTCGCAACGATCGTCAAAACGGTTCCCCCCTCGCCTTCTCTCACCTTAATCCCATCGACTTCCAACGGCCTTACCCTCGAAACCCACCCCCTCGCGATCGATCTCAACCTCCCTTCAGAAGAAGTACTAGAGAAAGACGACCCGGGACAGTACATCTACATCGTAAAACTAGTCGAGGACGGTGTAGAAGACGATAGCCAAGAGAATACGCTGCAAGTCACCGCCGACAAGATCTCACGGGACCGTATCAACTTTTCTCGCGCGATGCTCAAACGATTCATCCGGGATTGCGTCGAGCGTGATGCGGCGGTGTACTCGCCGTGGATCGTGAAGCCTGCCGTGGCGCGTCGATGGGGTATCCCCATGGAAATGTCGGAATCGACCCGGTTGTTCATCTCGTCTTACAGAGAACGCCAGATGGGGAAGCGGAAGCGTGAGAGGGAGGAAAGGTTGGGCTTGAACgtcgaggatgaggaggtAGAAGAGAAACCAAAAACGAAGAAGCAAatgaaggaggaggaaaagaggacaagggaggaggagaaagcgaagaagaaagaagaggagagaagattgaaggaagaggaggaggagaggaagaggaaaaagcAGATGAAGTGGCCTAACGAAG ACTTGCTCGTGGAATGgtcagaagaagatgtgAATGTGAGACCACAACTCATCAAGACGTTACCGTTTGGCGATCAATTCGAAAAGTTTTTGAATTCTTGGAGTTTCTTGAACGTCATGGGCACACCCCTCAATCTCTCACCGTTCACAATCGATGACTTTGAACAGTCTCTCTATCACAATACATCGCCCTCGCCACCACTTATTGCGGAGATCCACGCTTGCCTTCTCTCTGTTCTCATCGCCGATGCTGCGTCTGGCCACTCTCCCGTTCGCCCCATATCCGCCACAGGCCGGCAGCCGGAAGACGACAGAGATTACTGGGAAGGCGAAAAGGGTGCAACGACTGAAACCCTCAGTCCGGTGGCTGAGAAGCTCGCACAGTCTTGGAAAGACTCCGAAATCCCATTGAGAGATAATCGAAGAGGATGGGAGGCTGCGTTGGTTGGGTGCTTATGGGAACGAGCGAGTTTGGAGAGCCTGCCAAATTTTTTGGATAATATCCTTCACCTCACATTTGAACCGAAACCGGCACCTACCCGCCCGACGTGGTCTACAGGTCCTTCGTCatccacctcttcttccggCCTTGGACTAGTACCTGCAAAGATCCCCAATAGGTACCCGACATTGCACCATTTACACAAACTGGACATCATCGCCTTCCTGATTGAGCTCGTGGGTCAGACAGAAAGGGTAAGAGGGTTCATGGAGGAGAGCATCTCTGCGTTGACAGAAGTAAGGAAGGAGCAAGTCGACGTGAAGAGGGAGGTAAGGAGAGTGCAGGCTGAGAGGGAAGGTCTGGAGCCAAAGACTGAAGGCGTAGATGCcggagaaggagaagcaGGGATGGATGTGGACGTGGATGTCAAGGTTAACGGCCATATCAATGGAAgtggagaaggggaagacGAGCTGGAAGATGAGCTTGACACTGAGATGCGCCTACCCGAAGATGACACTTACTCTGCTCTCTCGTCACCTCCATCCACCGACCACGGACATCACACTCAAACTGCCGCTTCTCGTCGCCGCGCCATGGCTGAAAAGGCCCGCGAGCGTGCTGCCGAAGAAGCGATGCATCGCGAGCGTGCAATCAAGGAACGCGAAGAAGTTCGTCTGTCAAAATACAATGCCAGCGAAAAGAAACGTCTccttgaagaagaggaagtgcTGGCCGCCAAGCTTAAGAAGCTCGATTACGAGTTCCGATCGCATATCTGGACATTACGCTCCAAGCCCCTCGGATTGGACAGGTTTGGGAACAAGGTCTGGTGGCTCGATGCGCAAGGTTCCGCGCCAATGCTTGCGCCCGACGGTAAATTGGCATATGGAACGGGACGGTTGTATATCCAGGGGATTGATGAGCCAGAGGAGACGTATTACCTCAGTGTTGCGAATGCGGTGTTGGAAGGAATGGGAGTaaaggaagaggtgaaGTCGGAGGATGtagagaaaaggaggaagatggaagagggGGGCAAGTTGGGCAGGGGTGAGTGGGGATGTTATGACGATGTTGAACAG GTGCGCGAATTCATGCGATGGCTTAACCCAAAGGGTATCCGTGAAAAAGATCTCCTTAAAGCGCTTACGTTCTGGCAACCCGAGTTGTTGGGTGGTATCGCCAGGCGAAGGCAGGTCATGGGTCTT GATGGACAGTCAGAGCCTGAAGAGCCTGCCAGACGGACGAGGCCAACAAGAAGAGCCGCcggggatgatgaggagaaggggtACATAGGGTGGAGGAACCGCCGTGCGGGTGGGAAAGAGTAG
- a CDS encoding Hypothetical Protein (Similar to TIGR gene model, INSD accession AAW45764.1), which translates to MVSSHNLFKKTLIAIKPSRSAAPNPTTSISIPTSPPIFPQEIFEQIISHLIDSPSTLRAIALTCRTLSPLALNPLWYQIPVGLQSKSPLKTHYFGPTTREIISFGLLKPPPFPNLSAELRGMTRVMDFYFRNFGWALALYRREHRFLELFNKVKVIRIHLDSLCGYMSSTGVPSKFEDEDAGYENYAPRLPASEKIVFIGPCYDPYYQRWFCSWKGHERLLTKAPKKLVLVLKTNANPIAFRPGSFEASVLLSTSIRDLRDIVIIFHQGAKRSKRLHTIEVSPWRQVRKEMVLLLAALRKKYPRTRITLVNTGCFRAKWLGYNKPVEEEAIQQKVMEGLKKVGMAKGIKLFGRFSDHPHSHSSRTDPAVKSLIEDGKRTGGNEKERLMSLSEYLKEEDWEGELDEREIGSWL; encoded by the exons ATGGTCTCATCTCATAATCTCTTCAAGAAGACCCTCATAGCCATCAAACCATCTCGTTCT GCCGCCCCAAACCCAACCACGAGCATTAGCATCCCAACCTCTCCACCCATCTTCCCACAAGAGATATTTGAACAGATTATCTCCCACCTTATCGACAGCCCATCAACACTCCGGGCCATCGCGCTCACATGCCGAACTTTATCTCCGCTCGCTCTCAATCCACTGTGGTATCAAATCCCCGTTGGCCTCCAATCGAAATCACCTCTCAAAACCCACTACTTTGGGCCTACGACCCGAGAGATTATCAGTTTTGGGCTGCTCAAGCCTCCACCATTCCCAAATCTCTCTGCAGAGTTGAGAGGTATGACTCGTGTGATGGATTTCTATTTTCGGAATTTTGGGTGGGCGCTAGCACTGTATCGGCGGGAGCACCGTTTCCTCGAGCTGTTCAATAAAGTAAAGGTTATCCGGATACACCTCGACTCATTATGTGGCTATATGTCTTCTACAGGGGTACCGTCAAAgtttgaggatgaagatgcGGGATACGAGAATTATGCTCCCAGATTACCTGCTTCCGAAAAGATCGTCTTTATCGGACCATGCTACGACCCTTATTACCAGCGATGGTTCTGTTCGTGGAAAGGCCATGAAAGGCTATTAACCAAAGCACCCAAGAAACTAGTACTCGTCCTCAAAACCAACGCCAACCCCATCGCCTTCCGACCGGGGAGCTTTGAAGCCTCCGTTCTCCTTAGCACGAGTATCCGCGATCTTCGCGATATTGTCATCATCTTTCACCAAGGGGCCAAGCGATCCAAACGATTGCACACTATCGAAGTGAGTCCATGGCGTCAAGTgagaaaagagatggtGTTACTGCTAGCTGCGTTGAGGAAAAAGTACCCAAGGACGAGGATAACGTTGGTGAACACGGGATGTTTCAGAGCAAAGTGGCTAGGATACAATAAACCtgtggaggaagaggcaATACAGCAAAAGGTAATGGAAGGGCTGAAGAAGGTGGGAATGGCGAAAGGAATCAAACTGTTCGGAAGGTTTAGCGATCATCCGCATTCACACTCGTCGAGAACAGATCCAGCGGTGAAGAGCTTGATTGAAGACGGTAAAAGGACAGGTGGGAATGAAAAAGAACGATTGATGTCGTTGAGTGAGTACctgaaagaagaagattggGAAGGAGAGCTGGACGAACGTGAGATTGGGTCATGGCTCTGA